The genome window CGGCGTATCATTCATCAGCGGGTCAATCGTTGCGGCTAACTTGTTCGGGTCCATATCCCGCTGAAGCCGCTCAGGCATAATTTCCTTATTTGCGACAATATTGGCGATGCCGAGCCACGGAATGCGGATCAACATACGCACAAACATTTCGTTCATCCAGCTTCCACGATACACCAATACCGTTGGGCAGTGCAGCAGTGCGGCCTCCAGCGTCGCCGTTCCGGAAGCAACAAACGCGGCATCCGCCTGCTTAAGCACTTCCCTCGCCTGTCCGGCCACAACAGCCAGGTTGCGCGGCGCCTTTTTGGATTTCTGCAGGATTTCTTCGACCAGTCCAAGACGGCGCTCCGGAACAGGAACAATAAAAGACAAATCCGGACGGGAATCCTCCAGCAGCCTGGCGGCTTCGAGCAACGGCTCAAGAATATAATGGATTTCCTGTTTTCGGCTGCCGGGCAGCAGCGCAATTTTTTTCTCGCCGTTCCACGGAAGCGGCTCCGGTTCTGAATCCCGAAATGCACGCAGCTCATCCACCATCGGATGCCCGACAAAATCAACCTTCAGATCAACGCCTTTAAACACATCAACTTCAAACGGGAAAATCACCATCAGCCGGTCAATAATCTGCGCCATTTTCGGAATCCGTCCCCGGTTCCACGCCCAGACCTGCGGACAGACATAATAAAGCACTTGAATGCCGCGCTTCTTGAGCTCA of Tichowtungia aerotolerans contains these proteins:
- the lpxB gene encoding lipid-A-disaccharide synthase, which codes for MKKNLLVIAGEASGDMHGADVIRELRRNRSDLDIWGLGGERLREEGVETLHDIKELDVLGFVEVLRRYPFFKKVFNEVLAGADRRKPDAALLIDYPGFNLRLASELKKRGIQVLYYVCPQVWAWNRGRIPKMAQIIDRLMVIFPFEVDVFKGVDLKVDFVGHPMVDELRAFRDSEPEPLPWNGEKKIALLPGSRKQEIHYILEPLLEAARLLEDSRPDLSFIVPVPERRLGLVEEILQKSKKAPRNLAVVAGQAREVLKQADAAFVASGTATLEAALLHCPTVLVYRGSWMNEMFVRMLIRIPWLGIANIVANKEIMPERLQRDMDPNKLAATIDPLMNDTPERAAMLENFQALEKLLGSGSPAKRVAQIIADSI